In Streptococcus parasuis, the following proteins share a genomic window:
- the tgt gene encoding tRNA guanosine(34) transglycosylase Tgt produces MTDVPIKYRLIKKEKHTGARLGEIITPHGTFPTPMFMPVGTQATVKTMSPEELKEMGSGIILSNTYHLWLRPGDDLVARAGGLHKFMNWDQPILTDSGGFQVYSLADSRNITEEGVTFKNHLNGSKMFLSPEKAISIQNNLGSDIMMSFDECPQFYQPYDYVKKSIERTSRWAERGLKAHRRPHDQGLFGIVQGAGFEDLRRQSAHDLVSMDFPGYSIGGLAVGETHAEMNAVLDFTTPLLPENKPRYLMGVGAPDSLIDGVIRGVDMFDCVLPTRIARNGTCMTSQGRLVVKNAQFAEDFTPLDPECDCYTCKNYTRAYLRHLLKADETFGIRLTSYHNLFFLINLMKNVRQAIMDDNLLEFRQDFMEKYGYGKNGRNF; encoded by the coding sequence ATGACAGATGTTCCAATCAAGTATCGCTTGATTAAGAAAGAAAAGCATACAGGTGCTCGTTTGGGTGAAATTATTACCCCACATGGGACCTTTCCAACCCCCATGTTTATGCCAGTTGGGACTCAGGCAACGGTAAAGACCATGTCGCCTGAAGAATTGAAAGAGATGGGATCAGGGATTATCCTATCCAATACCTATCATCTGTGGCTTCGTCCAGGTGACGACTTAGTGGCGCGTGCAGGTGGTTTGCACAAGTTTATGAATTGGGATCAACCAATTCTGACTGACTCAGGCGGTTTCCAAGTATACTCTCTAGCAGATAGCCGAAATATTACTGAAGAAGGTGTTACATTTAAGAACCATCTTAATGGTAGTAAAATGTTCTTGTCACCTGAAAAAGCTATTTCCATTCAGAACAATCTTGGCTCTGACATTATGATGAGCTTTGATGAGTGTCCGCAGTTCTATCAACCTTATGACTATGTAAAAAAATCGATTGAAAGAACCAGTCGTTGGGCAGAACGTGGTCTTAAGGCTCATCGTCGTCCCCATGATCAAGGCTTATTTGGTATTGTACAGGGTGCTGGTTTTGAGGATCTTCGTCGCCAATCAGCTCATGATTTGGTTAGCATGGATTTTCCAGGCTACTCTATTGGGGGATTGGCTGTTGGTGAAACACACGCTGAAATGAATGCTGTCCTGGACTTCACCACCCCTCTTTTACCGGAGAATAAACCACGCTACCTCATGGGTGTTGGAGCACCAGATAGCTTGATTGATGGTGTGATTCGTGGGGTTGATATGTTTGACTGTGTACTACCAACACGCATTGCACGTAATGGAACTTGCATGACAAGTCAAGGACGTCTTGTGGTTAAAAACGCTCAGTTCGCTGAGGACTTTACACCATTAGATCCAGAGTGCGATTGCTACACATGTAAAAACTACACACGTGCGTATCTCCGTCATTTACTTAAGGCCGACGAGACATTTGGTATTCGTTTGACCAGTTATCACAATCTATTTTTCTTGATTAACCTAATGAAAAATGTCCGTCAAGCAATCATGGATGATAACCTTTTGGAATTCC
- the glf gene encoding UDP-galactopyranose mutase: MNNYDYLVVGAGLFGAVFAHEAAKKGKKIKVIEKRDHIAGNIYTKEVEGIQVHEYGAHIFHTSEREIWDYVNQFAEFNRYTNTPVANYKGEIYNLPFNMNTFNKLWGVVTPAEAEAKIAEQRAVLGGKTPENLEEQAISLVGTDIYEKLIKSYTEKQWEKPCTELPAFIIRRLPVRLTYDNNYFNDTFQGIPIGGYTQIVEKMLDHDNIDVETSVDFFANKEDYLATYPKIVFTGMIDEFFDYQLGELEYRSLRFETEVLDMENYQGNAVVNYTDSETPFTRIIEHKHFEFGTQPKTIITREYSKTWTRGDEPYYPVNNDRNNKLYTAYKRLAEQQENVIFGGRLGHYRYYDMHQVIGAALQCVRSEVE, from the coding sequence ATGAACAATTACGATTATCTAGTTGTAGGTGCTGGTTTGTTCGGTGCAGTCTTTGCTCATGAGGCAGCTAAAAAGGGTAAAAAAATCAAGGTTATCGAAAAACGAGACCACATTGCTGGTAACATCTATACAAAAGAAGTAGAAGGCATTCAGGTCCATGAATATGGAGCTCATATTTTCCACACTTCAGAGAGGGAAATTTGGGACTATGTGAATCAGTTTGCAGAGTTCAACCGCTACACAAACACACCAGTTGCCAACTACAAGGGTGAGATTTACAATCTTCCATTCAACATGAATACCTTCAATAAACTGTGGGGTGTGGTTACTCCTGCGGAGGCAGAGGCAAAGATTGCTGAGCAACGTGCTGTTTTGGGAGGAAAAACACCTGAGAACTTGGAAGAACAAGCCATCTCACTAGTTGGTACAGACATCTATGAAAAATTGATCAAGTCATACACTGAGAAACAATGGGAAAAACCATGTACGGAGTTGCCTGCTTTTATCATCCGTCGTTTGCCCGTGCGTTTGACTTACGACAATAACTATTTTAACGACACATTTCAAGGTATTCCCATTGGTGGTTACACGCAGATTGTTGAAAAAATGTTGGACCATGACAATATTGATGTGGAGACAAGTGTTGATTTCTTTGCCAATAAGGAAGACTATTTAGCTACCTATCCGAAAATTGTCTTTACAGGAATGATTGACGAGTTTTTTGATTACCAACTTGGTGAATTGGAATATCGTAGCCTTCGATTTGAGACAGAGGTCTTGGATATGGAAAACTATCAAGGGAATGCAGTTGTGAACTACACAGATAGTGAAACGCCATTTACTCGAATTATCGAACACAAACATTTTGAATTTGGTACACAACCGAAAACCATTATTACACGTGAGTATTCGAAGACATGGACACGAGGCGATGAGCCATATTATCCAGTCAACAATGATCGTAACAACAAACTCTATACTGCTTATAAACGCCTCGCAGAACAACAAGAGAATGTTATATTTGGTGGGCGTCTCGGTCATTATCGTTACTACGATATGCACCAAGTTATCGGAGCTGCCTTGCAGTGTGTGAGAAGTGAAGTAGAGTAA
- a CDS encoding DUF975 family protein — protein sequence MLQCLSKETLSMLTIATITDKARKTLQNTPNIFQIALIPVLISVSVQLFSSTRQSILEVYLSQDGSNLHFSYLLSSILFPIFYGLLMSLLYLSIMWTLFKGIKQGANEYRVSSSLAIFQHEQFKKIFFTFILKRILLFLWGLIFYIGLVCFLGSIIYLSSFLLSQGSVTEVQIPYDILSVTGMLFFIGFLLIIIGLIIYLPQIYAYSQVETVLFDQLTTNDYRNPLSTIKHSRNLMKGYKMKRFLLDLHFIGWFLLSTITFGVVGIYVLPYYHAAQIHFYTALLEDQKHSFVKTSA from the coding sequence ATGTTACAATGTCTATCAAAGGAGACCCTATCTATGTTGACTATTGCTACAATTACTGACAAGGCTAGAAAAACATTACAAAATACTCCCAACATCTTTCAAATTGCACTTATTCCAGTGCTCATATCCGTCAGTGTCCAACTTTTCTCATCCACTCGTCAATCTATTCTTGAGGTATACTTGTCACAAGATGGATCCAATCTACATTTCAGTTACCTACTGTCTAGCATACTATTTCCTATCTTTTATGGACTTTTAATGAGCCTGTTATATCTATCTATAATGTGGACTCTTTTCAAAGGCATTAAACAGGGAGCGAATGAATACAGAGTGAGCAGTTCATTGGCCATTTTTCAACATGAACAGTTTAAAAAAATTTTCTTTACTTTCATCTTAAAGCGCATTTTGTTATTTCTTTGGGGCCTTATTTTCTACATCGGACTAGTATGTTTTTTAGGCTCAATTATCTATTTATCGAGTTTTCTCCTTTCACAAGGGAGCGTTACCGAGGTTCAAATTCCCTATGACATTCTCAGTGTGACAGGTATGCTGTTTTTCATCGGATTTTTGCTGATAATCATTGGGTTGATTATTTATCTACCTCAAATCTACGCCTATTCGCAAGTTGAGACAGTTTTATTTGATCAACTAACCACGAATGACTACCGCAATCCTCTTTCTACCATTAAACACAGTCGGAACCTAATGAAAGGATACAAAATGAAACGCTTTCTGTTAGATCTGCATTTCATCGGATGGTTCCTACTTTCTACTATCACCTTCGGTGTAGTTGGCATTTATGTGTTGCCTTACTATCATGCTGCGCAAATCCACTTTTACACTGCACTATTAGAAGATCAGAAGCATTCATTTGTAAAAACATCAGCTTAG